The genomic region ATCCTCTGGAATCAACGTTGGGAATACGACAAGGGACCCGAAACGTTCTTTTGGGCGCTGGACCGCCTTGCGGAGCGTGGTGTGCCGTTTCGGTTGGCGTTGGCGGGGGAAAGTTTCCGCTTGAAGCCGCAGGAGTTTCTGGATGCGCGTGAACGGTTCCGCGACCGGATTGTGCATTTTGGCTACGCTGAAACAGCGCGCTATCGGGCGTTGTTGCGCCGCGCCGACCTGGTGGTGAGCACAGCCATCCACGAATTTTTTGGCCTGGCGGTGATTGAGGCGATTGCGGCGGGGTGTTTCCCGGTGTTGCCGAAGGCGCTGGCGTATCCGGAGTACATTCCGCCGGCGTACAGCGAAGCGGTCTTCTACTCCGACCGTGAGGCGTTGGTGGAAAAATTGGCCGCCTATTTGCAAACAGGCGTGCCGCGTGTGGATGAACCTCTGCGCCGTGCCATGCGGCGCTTCGATTGGCGCACCCAGATTCAGGCATACGATGCACTTTTTGAACGCATCGTTGCCGCAGGTGTGTGAGAACCGCATCGTGCGCGTGGGGGAAGCCGGCAAACGCCTTCTCCCGCGCGCACCATCCGGCTTCACGCTGCGCGGAGCGCCGCCATGAGGGCTTCAAATTCCTCGCGGCAATCGTGACAGCGTTCCAGGTGCGCTTCCACCAGTTTGAGCGCTTCGGGAATGGGTTTCCCAACCAGCACCAGCTCGGCGAAGGTGTCCAGCTGCTCGAAACACTCATCGCACGTCAGCTCGCGTTCTTCTGTGGTGAAAATGCTGCGCACAATGCCGCGTAACGTGTCAGCATGCAAGACAAGCGCCTGCCGGGTGGTTTGTTGGCGCCCACGTATACGGTTCCAAAATTGCGTCCACCAGTTCATACAGCCTCGCTTTTTCCTCTTGCTTCTCTTTGCTTAGAGGGAGCGTTCATGGGGTTTTCTTACGGTGTGCGTTCAAAAAGCTGCATCACTTCTTGCGGGTTGATGCCTTCACGCGCCATAGCCTGCTTGAGCCGCTTGCGGGCGTCGTGCAGAAGTTTGTAGAGCGCGTTGCGGTTGGTGTTCATGCGCCGCGCCACTTCTTCCATCGGCACACCCCGTATAGCGACAAGAACGAGTGCCTTGCGCTGGCGCTCGGTCAACTCATCACGCATAAGCCGCGCGATGGCGTCCAACAGCGATTGCTGGACGGCAACCTCTTCGGGGGTGGCGTTTTCATCGGCGAGCAATTGGGGCGTGAAATCGCCTTCGCTCTGTTCCAGCCACTCATCGAGCGAAACATCTTTCCAACGCCGCCGCCGGAGTTCTGAAAAGGCGACACGCACGGCGATTTTGTGCGCCCATGTGGTGAAACGACTTTCGCCGCGGAATGAATCCAGGTTATCGAGGATGCGCAGAAGCGCTTCTTGCGCAAAATCTTCCAGGTCGGTGTCGCGCAGGTTGCCCGATTGGTCCAATGCAAAGCGCAACCCTCGCAGGAGAACGGCGCGCAAGTCGGCAAGCGCTGCGTCACGGTTGGGACCGCGCAAGTCGGCAAGCCATTCGTCGTTTGACCGTTCGTGAGGCGGCACAGGTTGGCTCCTCTGGTCTGGTGTTTGGTGGTGGCGGGGCAGATGGTAGCAAACATGGGGCGGCGTGACAAACAAAAAGGGGGGCGGTTGCCCCCCAATGGGTGTGCTGCAAGTGGTTAGCGGCGTCGCCAGACGAGCCAACCGCCGGCCAGGGTGAAGAGCCCCGCCAGCGCGCCCGCCAGCAAGAGACGGGTATCCGTGCCTGTGGCGGTGCCGCCAAAGGTTTCCAGCGTGACGGCGGTGGGAGAACCGCAGTTGGTGTTGAATGTGCCGCTATCAGGTGTATTGTCGTCGGGGTCGGTTGTACCGTTATCATAGTAAACAACTGTCGGAACTTGTGACGGGCAGTTGCCAGGGCCAAAGCCCAGGTCGCTTAGTGCAACACTGACTTCAATAACAGGAGTGGTGGCAGAAGTGTTATAGCCTAATGTGCCATTTGAAATTAAATTAAAGCTTCCATCATATACCTCTACTGATGAAGCACCATTTATAAGAATATATCTATCAAAACCACTTTGATTGTTGCAATTGTTATATGTGCTTCCAGTGGTTGTATTATTATCTGTATTAAGGCAAATATACACACGAGTAGGATTAAAACCACTACTCAACCTAGGTGTGCCTTGCGTATCAATCATAAAATACATATTCGTTGTATCATTTGTCCACTTAACTAAATTAATGTCTACGTCATCGCTAATAGTCCCCTCGTTTGCATCAGGCTGCCCAACAGGAATTGATGACCAAGTTGCTTCACGGTCACCATCAACGATGATTGTTGCCGCCCACACCGTTGTTGCCAGTGCCAGCAACAACCCCAGGGCAAAAAAGACCTTCACAAACCGCTTCATACTGCACTCCTTTCTGAATCAACTTGCTTGATGTTTCTTTGACGCAGGTTGGCCTTGTTGTGGGGAAATTATTGCCTGCGTCTACTTATGAGTCTGTTTTCGAGGCCAAATGGTTCAAAATGGCGCCAAAAATAGGAGGAATGTGCTAGTTGCGCATGGGGATGAGACGGCATGCAGGGTTTTGACAAGCGCCCTGTTTGGAAGTACAGTAAGCCATGCTAACCTACGGCAACCTGAAATGTTTCAAGTCGCTTTTTCAAGGCAGGTGCAAAATGGTGAAACAGGACAACATCGTCAATGCCTTTGTTCTTGATGGGAGTTGTGCGCCTGCCGGCTGACCGTTCACTGTGAGGTCAACCGCCGCGGGCGCTGCAAGGTCCGCGGCTTTTTCGTCTCAGACCGCCGCGAGCCTTGAAGAACAGACGCTCGCGGTTTTTTCTTTGCCGCGGGCATGCTGAACAGTCATACAAAGATGAGGAGTTTGGGCTATGACAACAGCAACGTGTGCGCTGGATGTGCAACATGTGCGCAAAGTTTTCGAGAAAGAGAGTGGCCGCCGCTGGCCGTGGCAGCCGAAAAAAGCAGTGGAGCAGGTTGTGGCGCTCAAAGATGTCTCTTTGCGCGTCGCGCCGCGTGAAATCTATGGCATTTTGGGACCCAACGGTTCGGGCAAGTCAACGCTCATTCGGTGTATCTCCACCCTGCTCATTCCCGATGCCGGCACCATTCGCGTCTTTGGGCATGATGTGGTGCGCGAAGAGCGTATCGTCAAGGAACTGATCAACCGCGTTTCGGTGGAAGCGTCGTTTTTCAAGAAGCTTTCACCAATGGAAAACCTGATGTTTGGGGCGCGGCTGTATGGTCTGGACGCCAAAGAGGCGCGGCGTGAAATCATCGAGACGCTGACGCGCCTGGGGCTGGAAAAAGAAGCCATCTTCCGCCCCATGGAAAAGATGTCGCGGGGGATGCAGCAGAAGGTGGCGGTGGCGCGCGCGTTGCTCACGCGCCCCCGTTTGCTCTTGCTCGACGAGCCGACAACCGGGCTGGACCCGCGCTCCAAGCGCGAAGTGCAGGCGTTCGTCTTCGAGTTGCGCGATGTGTATGAGACCACCGTTGTCCTGACGACGCATGACATGCACGAAGCCGAGCGACTGTGCGACCGTATCGCCATCATTGACCGCGGGTGTATCGTCGCGGAGGGCACCCCCGCCGAATTGAAGGCGCTGGTACGCCAGAATGGGCATGAGCCTACGCTGGAAGATGTCTTCATGGCGTTGACGGGGCGCGCCCTGAGTGAAGAGCAAGAAGAGGTCGT from Ardenticatena maritima harbors:
- a CDS encoding anti-sigma factor, which translates into the protein MNWWTQFWNRIRGRQQTTRQALVLHADTLRGIVRSIFTTEERELTCDECFEQLDTFAELVLVGKPIPEALKLVEAHLERCHDCREEFEALMAALRAA
- a CDS encoding RNA polymerase sigma factor codes for the protein MPPHERSNDEWLADLRGPNRDAALADLRAVLLRGLRFALDQSGNLRDTDLEDFAQEALLRILDNLDSFRGESRFTTWAHKIAVRVAFSELRRRRWKDVSLDEWLEQSEGDFTPQLLADENATPEEVAVQQSLLDAIARLMRDELTERQRKALVLVAIRGVPMEEVARRMNTNRNALYKLLHDARKRLKQAMAREGINPQEVMQLFERTP
- a CDS encoding ABC transporter ATP-binding protein; translated protein: MTTATCALDVQHVRKVFEKESGRRWPWQPKKAVEQVVALKDVSLRVAPREIYGILGPNGSGKSTLIRCISTLLIPDAGTIRVFGHDVVREERIVKELINRVSVEASFFKKLSPMENLMFGARLYGLDAKEARREIIETLTRLGLEKEAIFRPMEKMSRGMQQKVAVARALLTRPRLLLLDEPTTGLDPRSKREVQAFVFELRDVYETTVVLTTHDMHEAERLCDRIAIIDRGCIVAEGTPAELKALVRQNGHEPTLEDVFMALTGRALSEEQEEVVVGGVA